A region of the Scomber scombrus chromosome 17, fScoSco1.1, whole genome shotgun sequence genome:
CCTGACTTTTCATCAAGCAAGGGTCATTCCTGTCAGTGAGACTGACCTTTCTTGTCAACACAATCAACTTCCAGGCATTGAATCCAATATCAGGGGGATTACAGTTCACAGGAAAACAATGGAGCTGAGTAATCAAAAACAGATAAGCGACTAAAGAGATCACACtttccatcttctcctccttcttccatCCAATCATGTGAAGTCACTCACAGCCAAacaaaggtacacacacacacacacacacacacacacacacacacacacacacacacacacacacacacacacacacacacacacacacacacacacacacacacacacatcagataaGTTTGACAATTTCAGTCACTTAAGTGTCTTAATACATCTAAGACATGAACAATAGTCATGATTTACAACAATTCCATTATGCTACATGTGATAACAACCTGTAATACAACACAAAAGAAGCACTAACAACAGATGATCTTACCTGGTGAGGTGTTTTGGTGAACAGCGGGTCTGTAGGCTTGATGAGCTTCCCCGCTGAGCCCTGCGCTCCCTTCTCTCCCTTGGCCATGGCTGAGAGACTGTGAGTGAGGCGACAGCCGTACTTAtgcgactgtgtgtgtgagggagtgtTGAAGTGAGTGTGACTGTGACTCCTGGTATGAGCGAGAGTGCGAGGAGCCTGCCACTGCGTGCTGTGTGTCAGAGGGGGAAACTGGATGTGGCTCTGACtccgggtgtgtgtgtggtgtgcgtGAGTGACGGCTCCTGAGGCTGGgagctcctcctgctcctctgtcACAACTCTGCTGCTTTCTGTCGCCATTCACATGCTGTTTTGCTCTGGAATGAGGCCAGGAGGGAAGGACAAAGTCAGACAGGTggtgccacacacacacgcgcgcaaaAAACGCACACATATAGgttgcacacacactcaataaCAAGCATGTGCTGCAGCATACAAACACAAGAATGTAggcaaacacataaacacacacatgtatgagCACAGACAAAGACTCCCTCATTGGATTCAagcacagaacacacacacaaacacacacacacacacacacacacacacacataaatgggGCAATGCAGAAGAGCACAGATGATGACAGCTGCAGGAgaatgcaaaaataaatcacacacacacttaaccttAGGCAACCCTTTCAGTTATATAAGAAAAGTAAGATGTCATGCAGGTTAACATCATGCAGTTGTGCTCTGCTGTATTTCAAATGCAGCTGATTAAGGCTGAAGGCACAGAGAGGGGTGCAAAATAAGACGATGTCCCGTGCAGGAGTAGCTATGTTGTCTGCTCTCATCTTACTATTACTGTAAATCCATCAGCCACTCTATACACCTGATAAGAAcctgcaatttaaaaaaaaatgtatcatctTACCCCGTGTTGATGGAAAAGCAGCCAATGCTGTCAGCGATGCAGTGAGTTGGGACACTTAGTTAGTTTGGTCAGTGCGGTGATCTggcagtcagtcagccagtagACGTTCAGGATGAGAAGGAGACTGCGGAGACGGAGACGGTCTGCGCTCCTCCACCACTCacttgttttcagtgtgtggtGACGGAGCTGCGCCCCACAGCGGCCGTGACGATGCGTGATTCAATCGGATTGCATGTGCGCATCTGTGAGGAGATTATGGCAGGCGATGGTTTAATACCAGCAATGTACGTGTGTTTTGGATGAACGTGTATCGCAACAAAGACACAGTTATTTGTAGAGTAGCCTAAGCAAAAAATAGTCACCTTATTTTACCTTATCTGATATAATAGCCATTCTACATTCATCTAAGATACGATTCATGTAAGACATCTGTTCTTGGCACCTTCTTTTGTCAATAACACGCTTGGTCACAAACTTGTTTACAGAAAGCAGGCTATAAATCTTTGTGTGTATTATCTTGGCACTGACAACATCTCCTCAGTTCGTGTGATTGTTGTCACGAAGAAGTTTTTGATAAACCCGGAATGTTAAATATgcagtttgtggtttttttttttttttttttttttttttttttttaacctgtgtgTTAATTACCCGTGTGGTTCGTTAGAAGAGGGACTTGGAAAGGTGCGTGTGCGTGACAAGAATTCAAAGAAGGAAGCGCTTAAATATCCAGCTACATATTTCCCAGCCTGCATCATCACCTTCCTCAAAGTCATATAAcataatcatcattataatGGTGTTTGTGGAATTCAGTAGCCTGCTTTGTAGTGATAGCTACTGGTAAATGCCAAACGGCATTTTAGataaataaacttaaacttGTGTGccaaatattttgtgtgtgtgtgtgtggttaggtgaaggttagggttaggttaaggttagggttatgcAAGTGGTGGTTATGATTAATGTTAGGATAAGTCTCAAGGACACGTAAATCTATATAATGAATCTATATAATAtctattaatgtgtgtgtgtgtgtgtgtgtgtttgtgtgtgtgtgtgtgtgtgtgtgtgtgtgtgtgtatgtgtgtgtgtgtgtgcgtggtagGCCTACTTAAAGGGATACTCCAGTGATTTAACACAGCGTTTTCAGAAAGTTGAAAGTCATTCAGACGAGACACACAATTATAAAAGTAGAATGATCAAAATCCAATTATTGGAGGTCGAGATTTCCAGACTTTTAGTCCCAGATCAATCTCCAACACTATGTCCTATATTTCCCAAGATTTAACAGTATCTTTCATTAAGGCCTGGTCCACCCggcttttaaaatgacaacattttgaaGCAAGATAAATTAATTCTAATGGAATTGCCGAGTTTAGTGGATTACACTCATGGTGGTGAAGTAAATCCACTAAAATTTTTCAAATTGAGTTCAACTTTGACCCGCATGTTTGAACTGTTGACTAAAAGCAAGCTGTTTTTACAGTGCTGACCTTTGAAGGATTCAGAACTGAAGAGTCCCAATTGGAGAAAGCTGTCATAAATCATTAGCAAGGTTGCACTGTACCACTTTTATTTAACCTCCTCTGTTGGAGTATAAAATGCTCTGTAAAAAAGGAAAGGTTTACATCTCTTGGATAAACTGTGTGAACTTACTGTACCGCAACAACATTGTAAACCAACAGTTAAGTAAGCTTGGTCGCCTGGAAAGATTTTCAACTTCAGCTGAACTCTtaattgaatgaaatgaaatgttaccTAACCTCTAGCACCACatattttgtgtgcatgcacagATTAATTTCGCTTTCTGGTGTGAGTAAGCCTTTAGACTGCTTCTGTCTCCTGAATATCCACTTCTGTCAAAACCCATACAGCCACACCTGACATCTGGGTGATTTCTTAATGACTTTGAAAGCTACCTAGAGTACCACAAAAGTCATTATACATCTGATTGATAGGCTGGAGTGTTGCCATTCTCATAATGTTTTGCAGTGTTGCAATGCAGGGTTGCAGTGCCAGTGCCAGATTATTCTGTATAaaaaattgttctttttttgcttaTCTCTGAAAAGAAACGTAgccttttctttacatttttgtctGGTTGGACACAtttgtaatattatttttataagaaatttttctttctttccttttccacaCACGCTTTCCTTTTCATAAGCAGTTCTTTCAGTGCAAGATGCTTACTCTCCACAGTAAGCCTCTCCTCAGAGCATGACATCAAACATGTCATGGAGACCTCAACTGCTGAACCCAGACCTCTGCATAAATTCCAAGCATGCAAACCCCTCTACCAAAACCACATTATTGACAATGAAAGAGGCACCACCACAGAAAAGGCAGGCATATGACCTGCATTAGAATGGGTATGTTTCCGATAATGCGTGAAGAAGAATGTGCAAAATGAAAGGTTGGCTCCTGCATGAGTAAAAGGGTCATTCTGAAAGGAAATGTGGGAGTTAAAGGGAAAGTAATTCCCTGCATGCTTAGCCTTATTAAATATGTAGCACAAAGGAAATGTGCTCCCTTTTACTCTTTAGCCAGAGCCCCTCTGGCTGCCAATGCAGTGAAAACCACAGCCTCCACATTCAGGTAAAAGTCCTTAAATGTTCAGCATGGCCTCATGAAAGCTAATCTTTCAGAAGGCATTATGATATTCAAGACATTTCTGCAGCTGAGTGTCTTCCCCTGACCTTGACCATCCTGAGGCTGtcatctcttcttcctcctgaaCCACGAGCAAACACACACCCTCTGCTGTTCTGTACACCACCCTCCCATTGCTTTAAATATTGAAGATGGATAATGGTGTTCGCCTTTTCCCAAGGCCGTGCAGAAAGCTTGGAGATGGAGAAGCAAGCACACGTGTGCTCTTACACATGACAAGAAACACAAGATGCCTCATTCaagacaaggaaaaaaaaatccaacaaggATTGAAATTTACTTCACCCCATCTGATcgttttttgttcatttttgccTTCTTGGTAAGTTTTCTTGCAATGCCACTTATTCGTACAATACAGTGACTTCTATCTACACAGAGTGATGGTTTAGTTTTACACCATACCATCAGATGCTTTTCATACTAAGTGCCTTGAGAAACACCACTGTTAAGTCATCATTCACCCAATTTGGACTTCTTTGACATCAGTGGTCCCTTTCCGACTCCTTTATCTTAGTCCCCATTAAATCTGTAATGACAGCACAGATGTTGCATTACAATATGAAATAAGGTGCTCCTTGGTGTCATGCCGTAATCAACATGATCATCTTAATCTCCTGAAGCTGATGGATGCCTCAATTATGAAATGACTCTGTCAGCAGTCTTCAGACAACACCTGGGCAGTGTTAAAATGGATTTGAAATCTTTGAGTAGGAATTCTATGGTGCAATCAAATATATCAGActtaatttagattttatttctcttacaaaatgaaataatagaAATACACAGAGCTTTGAGGATTTTTATTGTACCTTGAGCTGTGATATGTCTTGAAAGGATGCATTCAAATAACATAATACATTCCACATTCTATCttaaataccccccccccccccaaaacaaaggaaaatcttcaccaaaaaaaaacaacaataaatgacaaaacaacTGATAGACCTAAACAGGCAGGCCACCATAAATAACAAGTTGTaatatttccttatttttatCATCATAATATGCACTTAATAGATCATATGttcattaaatacaattttaaaccTAAAGATAAAAATTCAAACAGCAGCCCCTCATTTTAGCAGTAAATAGTGCAGAAAAATTGGTGATCACAGTTTGGGAAGACTTTAGAGAGTTGgttggtggtgctggtggtggtagtgtttatatgtgtgtgtgcacatgtggaGGGGGAGGGTTATATGTAGTAGACCAACAGATGGACACACGTACGACCGATATGTATGGGCGACATTTTCTTGCAGTTTAGGGATTTAGGGAGATCTTTTGGCAGGTAAACACCGTCCTCGggaggaagaagacaaagaaagaattGACAGCAGCACCTTGGCTTCACCTGGGATGGTGGAGATGCTTGTAACTAACTGACAACATCTCTATTAGATTGTAAATAATCCCACACAGAGACTGTAGACGGAAATAACAATCGTCAAGTGCAGCACTAACTGCTAAATCGGGAAAGTTGATAAGGTATGGTATAGTAGGCCTCAACACTGCAATCAGAGGGGGCGGTGGGTGAGGTGTAAAGAGGGGTGGGTGATTGAGTGCCCTGGTAGCCCAGTGGTTACTGTGCATGCAACACAACGTCCCTCTTGTAGCATGTCATGCCCCCCTCTcttcccttgtttcctgtctgcttgTCTACTATCAGCTATccatcaggaaaaaaacaacaaaaaaaacagaggggTGGTCTGTTGTGTATATTATGGGGCCCGATTGGTCAGGAGTGTCCAAATGGAGCCTGTGTGTTCAGGGGTCTCTGGACAATAACAGCGTTAGCCAAATCCGCCTCCTCAAGACTTAACTCTTTGTCGTTGAGTTCCCGGAAGGGGAGCGATGTTGTCAGGATGAAAGGTGGGCAGCTCCTCTGGCAGCGTGCCACGAAATCTTGAACATCATTGATCCTAGCAAAGACAAAAGAACATGAGATTTCtttaaaacacatcataaatgttagaaaaaacacatgaaaagacTGTGAACTATGTAGTGCTGAATTGCATAGCTAGAGCGTTAAACAGTTTTACACCATCTCTGTGTTCGGGATTTTTTTGGGTGGGCCTGGAATGGTACATTTATGACTGGGAGTCACTTTGGATAATCCGCTAACACTGGTGAACGGGGCCTTTTTCAGTAATGTTAACGCTCAAGGAGTTATTTCAAATCCAGCTGAAGTATCTATTGATGAGCGGAATCGCCAGCAACTTCAGCTTCAGCTCTGGCTGATGAGAATGGGTAGAATCAATGGAAGCAGCACCAGCAGCGGCTGACAATGGCTGCTGACCGACGCTACGGATTCAGCACCGACTGTGTGGCTGGAAGGTCCCCAGCCAGAGGAAGAGCATTTGCCGAGCAGCACTTTACCAAAAGGCAGTGATGATACGCTTGTTAACTAGTCATTTAAGTTAGATTTTTACTGAAACAAGTCCACATTTACTCTAAAATATATGTGCCAAATTGAACAGTGGCTCCTAACATTactaacatttttgaaaatgtctttggTGTGGCTTGCCTTAAACCAACAAACAAAGCccattttaaattgtgtatttttagtttGGTATGAGCATTGTTAACTCAGAGGCCGTTCAGTTGGGAACGTGCTTTCAGTGCCTTCAACGGACATGCCAGCTTTCAAAGAAGGgtgctgtttatttttccatGATTTTGAAACCTAATTTTATATACTTGGTGatctttttaatcattcatattTGGCTGGGTGGTTAATTACTGGTGGgacaaactcagaacacatatttattattgatttacacagactttaaagacAAAGGATCAGGACGGAAGatttataaagcacataaagaaagacagagtaAGACACATTCCCTAGTGAACATCATTCATTGTTTATTCTCAAGCGCTAAGCTTTCCTGGCCAAATAGTCTACTCTCTCTTATGACACATGATTTCCCTCTGAAGTACTATACTAGTAACAtcatctattatttattataacccAGCACATACAAGCGATCCTATGGTTGCTCCCCTGTACACACTGAGGCTAGCTGGAGGTTGGAGGGGTTCAGTCCTCGCCATCCTTTAGCTACTAACCCTGTTATATAAATGCTGCATCAGAGTTACGCAATCCCTCTCTGGGGATTTTATAGATCCACTCCGTTGCTACATCTCAGATTATGTTTTCTGCAGCCCCATGCACTGTGGCAGGGATATAACATGCACCATGCCTGCAACTCCACCAGACTAGAACTAAGCATTACGTAATCCTCAAACAAACCCCCTAGCCACCTCCCAagcaagaacaaacaaaaatcttTTTGTCATCTCTTGAGCTTCTCCTTTTCTGCGATTCTTGAGATTATGAGATTTACAGACTGCACAGCAGGTGTAGGAAGAGTCAAGATGATCCCTACACAGAGTAGTGACTCTGTTTTTAATATGGAGATATTATTTGGTGATGTCAAGCTCACAGATAGAGATATGTAGTGTTTCAGCCTTGAGAATGTGATACCCACCGATGCGATAGGTTAAACCTCTGCACCAATCTCCTGCCATCAACCAACCAGATCTGCAGGGAGGTAACAGGAAGGGTGTGGTCTAGTGTTACCATGGGAATAGGAGGAGATTCTCCATCCTCGTGCACAGATGGTGACCTGGCCACTACTCGGGGTGCAACACTGGAAATGGACATAAATATAACAGATTAAGCACCAGTATAGCATAGGCAATGTGGTTTCTTATTTGGATAATTGATAGATATGGAAAGATAAAATCTTTCAGAAAATCCTTCTTAGACTCCCAAGAGAAATTAGTATTCATACAATGATGCTCTGAAAATATTGAGGCCCTCATTTCATCAGGATGACTGTCTGCTCTGTCAGATTTTCTTGTCCGTTTTTACATACCTGAATTTAGAAGGACACCTAGTGGTAAAAAGTAGAATAGTATCTTCCTATGATAGATTCAGAACTTGAGCCACTATTTGAGAAAAAATACCAACTCAACAATGATTATGAATAAAAATTATTAGATGTTATGTGCAAAATAATCCATTGCAGACatgaaaaatcatattttttacatatataacGCTCTGAAATTTTACATTTCCTCTGTTAATACCATCAGACATGAGAATCTCTCACCTGCCAAGCCGGTATCCTCGGCCACTGAATGGGTGAAAGGCCTTTTTCTTGGGAACATAATTTTCTTCCGTCAGATCCTCCACATTgatctccagctcctcctcctctgctctgctctcccaCTCTGCCGGAAGCTCCCTGGGACAGATTAAATACCAAGCTTTGAGTCTagtcaaatcaatcaatatgACAAATGAGCACTAATGAGCGTTATGCTTTATCTATCTTATGTCGCCTGGTTGCAGTCTGTAGGAGGGACATCTTTACTACTAATTTCCCTTTGGAGACTGATGGGTCCGACTGTAAGATCAAACCAGTGAATCGAACTAGGGACAGACATCATGTTACATATGAATTATATAAGATTTGTCTCTCCCAATAcatgttgtgtgtatatatattttttgagtttttatgtaatgtaaaactgtaaattgtTAATACTGCATCGTGCAATGTGACAAAAAATTGGACAACCCAGagaaatctttgtttttgtcaataaTACCCTTTTAGACCAACAGTGACCTGTGCCTAAGGTCAATCTGAATGGGTCAATGCACATAATTTGACCTCATTTGGCAACAACTAGCTATAAGATGAATCTAAATTAGGAAAAGAGATATACAAAGAGGGACCGAGTGACAGATAGAGCATGTGCTGAGAGAACTGAAACTGATACACTTTTACATTTGGGATTTATGTAATTTGAAAGTCATGGAACAtctagattaaaaaaacagtatcACTTTTTCTTTGTATGAAGCACTGTCCTCCACTATCAGGTATTTCGGAGGGAACCTGCTTAATTGTTTCAGGCATGAAGAACAGGCCACATGCTGAATTAATAAAAATCAGAAGTCTCATCACTTGTACAGCTAAATCTCAGGTCaccaatatatttaatatataatggTCCTTTGTGCTTTGAAACTGTAAAAACCTCACTTATTACACCATTAATACACTTTGGAACTTCTTGCATGTCCAAATGAAACTCACCCTCTTTTAATGGCATCCAGGAAGTCTTGGTTTTCTGGTATTGAGTAGCTGCGAAACTCCTCATCGTTTACTGTGAAGCCATCCTTCCACAGCCTCACCACCATCTCCACCTGCAACCAAAGCCACAACAGTGAGCTCTAATCTCTGAGACACAATGATCCATGTATGGGCTGAACTCCACATCACCAAGCTGTTAATATATGTCAGCCTCAGTCAACAGTCTTAAAAGTTATTAATTCTAGTTTCTGAAACGCTTAGGTTAGACCGATGCTTTCCTGTGATGGCTGCACGGTGCACTTTTCGAGATTCAAAGTAAGATTTAGTGATGACTATTTGTTTCTGACCTTGGAAGTCCCTGAGGCATCATAACAGATCTTCTCCACCTCATCAAGGAGGTCTTCTACCGAAAAACTACGCCTCATTGGAGCCTCAGCTTCATTTTCTTCATTGACAACCCttcagaaagaaagacatgggTGTAATTCAGTCATTAAGCGCCTTATTAACTTCACCTTGCCTTTCAGTCACACAGGGTTTATTATACAGAAAATATTGAGCCCCCAACCCCAAAATTATGCTATAGATACTTGTTTCTAAACCAGAAAATGTGCCCCCAGAGACACATTAATTTGCATTGATTTGCCATTTGAGGGGCttcacactttaaaaacactaaCCTCAAACCTAACATCCAGTGAG
Encoded here:
- the ubxn2a gene encoding UBX domain-containing protein 2A, producing MKDIDTVGGEKDENWVVNEENEAEAPMRRSFSVEDLLDEVEKICYDASGTSKVEMVVRLWKDGFTVNDEEFRSYSIPENQDFLDAIKRGELPAEWESRAEEEELEINVEDLTEENYVPKKKAFHPFSGRGYRLGSVAPRVVARSPSVHEDGESPPIPMVTLDHTLPVTSLQIWLVDGRRLVQRFNLSHRINDVQDFVARCQRSCPPFILTTSLPFRELNDKELSLEEADLANAVIVQRPLNTQAPFGHS